CTCAATTTCTAATGCTGGTGGTGTCCAAGCAGCAGGCTTTAAGGCAGCACAAAATCTAGCAATAACTTTGGCATCAGCACGGTCTGTCTTTGTACGACTTAACTCGCTCTTGCCAAAGGCTTTGGGACGTGATGGATTGACGATACTTACTTTGTACCCTGCGGCTACTAAGAATCGGGCTAAGGCATTGCCATAAGTGCTGGTGGCTTCCATACAGCTATGTAAATTTTTTACACTTTGAATGTTTAGCCATTCTTGTAGTTCGACAAATCCTTCGGGATTATTGTTAAATACTTTGTTCTTAATCTTGGCGTTGTCTTGAATTAGGGCAACATCAAACTTGGCTTTACTGATGTCTATGCCTAAAACATCACATACTTCATTGCTATTGTTCATAGGTGCTTGCAGTTTTTTTGCTAGATTTATCCATCAAGCAATCAGTGGTATTGAACTATCCTTGTGAATACAGGTTTACCCATTGGGCGACCTCTGATACTGTCCAGTCTTTACTTGTTTCCACTGTTTAAGCAGAGACGACTCTATCTACATTACGGGCTTGGTGTCCCTAGGGGTTGAACGAGTTTATCTCTGCTTTTGCTTTTTCGGATTTGAGTAAAGATTTTATCCTTTACTTTTCTTCCTAGATACAAGGGGTAGGTTTAGTAGATCAGTGATTGGCTTACAGCAAAGATTTTAGCAAAACTGCCCCTACGGTAAGATGCGGATTTCCACAGTTTTGTCAGTCAATCAGGTATGTAGGCAATGAATGAGAAAAGAGAGATTCGCAAACTTTATTTTATTTGGTTTTAGTAAAGCTCTATCTTTGAGAATAGATCTACCTATATCCTCCGACATAATTATTAGGATAAATCAAAATTTTAAGATCTGAAGTTTTCTCTTCATGAAGCGCTTATATATTTGATTTCTAAATCCTAATAAACATGATGATCCATTTGCTCTGTCTAATGATCATCATGTTTATTAAACTCATTTTTATTACTAAGCAACTAATTTTTTAGATAGATTTAGATGAACAAAGTAAAATTTAATATCTATCCTTAGAGGTTTTGTAAGTGTAAACAGATTATGAGTATATATATCTAAGGAAATCTAAACATCAAGGAACTATTGCAGCCCTCGCTGTTCTTGATAAGTCTAGTAAATGATTCTAATAGAAATTTTCTGATTACAAAGCCTGTAACGTTTTTTCTTGAATCTTTTATTAGATTTTAATTCCTAACCCTAAGTTTCCGTATTTTTGAATATAGAGCCAAATTTTTCTGTATAGGAAAATACGAACTCAAATCATCTAGTTGAACCAAAAAAACACCCATGACATACACAATTAACTCAGCCAGAAGCATTTTCCCTAGCACTTTAGCAGCCGATGTTGTACCTGCTACTACAGCTCGATTTAACCAACTTAGTCCTGAAGATCAACTTGCTTGGATTTGGTTTACTTACATTGAGATGGGTAAGACTGTAACGATCGCTGCTCCAGGTGCTGCAAGTATGCAACTAGCTGAGTTGACCTTGAATGAAATCAAGAAAATGAGTTTTCAGCAACAAACTCAAGTTATGTGTGACTTGGCAAATCGTGCTGACACCCCTATCTGTCGTACCTATGCAATTTGGTCACAAAACATCAAACTAGGCTTTTGGTATCAACTTGGTCAGTGGATGGAGCAAGGAATCGTTGCGCCAATTCCTGAAGGTTACAAACTTTCAGCTAACGCTTCAGCAGTGTTAGAAACTCTTAAAAGTCTAGAACCAGGACAACAAATCACAATTCTCCGTAACTCAGTTGTAGATATGGGATACGACCCTAACAAATTGGGCGAATATACTCGTGTTGCTGAGCCTGTTTCTGCTCCACAAGAAATGTCTAAGCGCACTCAAGTAAGTATTGAAGGTGTAAACAACCCCACAATCTTGTCTTACATGAATAACATGAATGCCAATGATTTTGATGCTCTAATTGCTCTATTTCTCCCAGATGGTGCTTTACAACCTCCTTTCCAAAGACCAATCGTTGGTAAAGATGCAGTTTTGAGATTTTTTAAAGAAGAATGTCAAAATCTTGTGCTTGTGCCAGAAAAAGGTGTTTCTGAAGCAGCCGATGGTGGTTATACCCAAATCAAGATTACTGGTAAAGTGCAAACTCCTTGGTTCGGCTCTGGCGTTGGTATGAATATTGCTTGGCGCTTTCTGCTCGATCCTGACAGCAAAATCTTCTTTGTAGCGATCGACTTGCTTGCATCTCCTAAAGAGTTACTGAACTTCGCTCGTTAGTTTTAGTTACATTTTGAAAAAAGCCGCGCGATCGCGCGGCTTTTTTCAAAATTTCTCTGGGTTAAAAAAAAGCGCTTAGCGCTGTAGTATGCAAATGTTTATTTCATCACAACAAAAGGTATTGGTAGCGGATGATTGGAGCGGATTACTAATAGCCGTACTTATTATTGCTCTATGGTTTGTTAGCCTATTTGAACTACTTACGATTCCAATCTCAAATACTTCTTGGTTCTGGTTGATTAGCGCGGTTTTGGTACGGACTTATTTGCATACAGGATTGTTTATTCTTGCCCATGATGCTATTCATGGCAATTTAGTTGCCCATAATCGCAATCTCAACCATCTGATTGGGCGTTTTGCGGTTACTGTTTATGGTTTTTTATCCTACGACCTCTGTTTTAAAAATCACTTTAAACACCATCAATATCCTTCCCAAAGCGAAGATCCTGATTTTCATGGCAGTGCAGCTAGCCCAGTACTTTGGTATTGCAAGTTCATTTATGAATATTTCCCAAGGCGATCGCTGATCATTTTTTTAGTAAATATGATTCTAATTGCTGGTGTCTTAACAACGATTTTCCATGTTCCATTGGCAAATTTAATATTTTTTGGACTGCTGCCCCTAGTCTTGAGTTCTTTGCAACTATTCTTTTTTGGGACTTATCTGCCCCATCACCAAGTCTATGGCAATCCCAATTTTTCTCCTCGTTTGCAAAGCAGTTATGGCTCTAATCTATGGTCATTTTTTAGTTGCTATAACTTTGGTCATTACCATTGGGAGCATCATCAATATCCTGAAATTCCTTGGTATCGACTACATCAAACCCACAAAAACTAAGAAAGAGAGCAAAGCTCTCTTTCTTAGTTTTTAGCCACAGATTTATAGCAATGTAAGTTTTGCTTAGAACATCAACCCGCAAAGATAAGTGGCGGCGCTTCACGCCATCACTTATCTTTGCGGGTTTGATTTTTCTAGCTATCACTTGGTTCTAAATTACTTTAAGAAGTTTGAGCTTTAAGCCATGCCCAAGGAACAGCAAGCATTTTGTTGGAATTAGGGACAAAAGCCCGTTTCTTAAAAACTTCGTAATGATTGTGTTCGATCGCTTTTAAAATATTGCGATACAAAATTAGAGAAGACCATACTGGCCATCGAGCATCTCGACATAATGCCGAAATACCATCCTCAGCATGTTGATAAAACTGTCGCGCTCTCTGAATTTGAAAACGCATCAACTCAATCCAACGTTCATCAACCGTACCGCTTAATAAATCTTTTTCGGTATAGTCAAAATAATGCAGATCCTCAAGGGGCAAATAAATCCGTCCTCGCTGAGCATCTTCACCAATATCACGCAAAATATTAGTTAACTGCATGGCAATACCTAAGGCGATCGCCGCCTCAGTTGCCGTACTGATTACCGATGGATCTTTAGTCTCAAAGCCCATAATTGCAGCCGACATCAAGCCCACAGTGCCTGCAACGCGGTAGCAATACAAATGCAGATCATCAAAGGTCTGGTAGCGATCGTATTTTAGATCCATTCGCATTCCAGAAATCATATCTTTGAAAGGCTGAATCGGCATCGGGTACTTCTGGACAGTATCGGCTAAGGCAATATCTGAGGCATGGATAGGATCGCCACGGAACGTCGCCTCTAACTGTTTTTCCCAGTTAAAAAGCGTTTCGGCATCGGTGCTTTCTGCCTGCATACCGTCTACAAGCTCATCAGTACGACGACACCAAGCATAAATCGCCCAAGTAGCTCGCCGTTTTGCTTCAGACATCAGCATCGTACCAAGATAAAAAGTCTTGGCGTACTTTGCCGTGATGCAACGACAAATCTCGTAGGCTTCCTCCAGACTGACTGGCTGACGCATTCCCATCGACTTAGGCACTGACGACAGATGGATTTGACTGGTTTTGGTTAGAGGTTCGACCAAGGACTTTACTTCCAGAAGATTGACTTGCTTTATGAATTTCCTGTGCTGTTAGCTTACCAGAAAGTACCGCCCCTTCCATACTGCCAAAAAAGGGCTGGGCTGTATAGCTACCTGACAAAAAGAAATTAGTGATCGGCGTTGCTTGACTAGGACGGAACTGCTCACGGTTTGGAGTAGCGGTATAAATTGATCTCGGAGTCTTAACGACATGAGACTTTAAGACTTTGGCAGGACTGGGGAGATGCTGCGGAAATAGTTTCGCAAGTTCATTCAGCGTTGCTTCCACGATTTCGCTGTTGGGACGATCAATCCAATCGGCAGCAGGGGCAAACACTAGCTCTAGCATCGATTTGTCAGGGTCAGCATATGCCTTACAGGAGTTACTCATATCGGAGTATACGCTGAGCAGGGGCGATCGCGAAAATAGGGTGTGATCAATATCCGTAAGCTTGCGATCGAACCAAAGCTGCACACTGATTACGGGTACACCTTCTAGATGATCTAGCTGTTGAAAATAGGGCAAGCCTTGCCAAGTTGAGGGGATGTAATTTTTAAAA
This genomic stretch from Pseudanabaena galeata CCNP1313 harbors:
- a CDS encoding phytoene synthase, which codes for MGMRQPVSLEEAYEICRCITAKYAKTFYLGTMLMSEAKRRATWAIYAWCRRTDELVDGMQAESTDAETLFNWEKQLEATFRGDPIHASDIALADTVQKYPMPIQPFKDMISGMRMDLKYDRYQTFDDLHLYCYRVAGTVGLMSAAIMGFETKDPSVISTATEAAIALGIAMQLTNILRDIGEDAQRGRIYLPLEDLHYFDYTEKDLLSGTVDERWIELMRFQIQRARQFYQHAEDGISALCRDARWPVWSSLILYRNILKAIEHNHYEVFKKRAFVPNSNKMLAVPWAWLKAQTS
- a CDS encoding fatty acid desaturase → MFISSQQKVLVADDWSGLLIAVLIIALWFVSLFELLTIPISNTSWFWLISAVLVRTYLHTGLFILAHDAIHGNLVAHNRNLNHLIGRFAVTVYGFLSYDLCFKNHFKHHQYPSQSEDPDFHGSAASPVLWYCKFIYEYFPRRSLIIFLVNMILIAGVLTTIFHVPLANLIFFGLLPLVLSSLQLFFFGTYLPHHQVYGNPNFSPRLQSSYGSNLWSFFSCYNFGHYHWEHHQYPEIPWYRLHQTHKN
- a CDS encoding orange carotenoid protein N-terminal domain-containing protein, whose product is MTYTINSARSIFPSTLAADVVPATTARFNQLSPEDQLAWIWFTYIEMGKTVTIAAPGAASMQLAELTLNEIKKMSFQQQTQVMCDLANRADTPICRTYAIWSQNIKLGFWYQLGQWMEQGIVAPIPEGYKLSANASAVLETLKSLEPGQQITILRNSVVDMGYDPNKLGEYTRVAEPVSAPQEMSKRTQVSIEGVNNPTILSYMNNMNANDFDALIALFLPDGALQPPFQRPIVGKDAVLRFFKEECQNLVLVPEKGVSEAADGGYTQIKITGKVQTPWFGSGVGMNIAWRFLLDPDSKIFFVAIDLLASPKELLNFAR